A region of Allocoleopsis franciscana PCC 7113 DNA encodes the following proteins:
- a CDS encoding M48 family metalloprotease, with protein MGAVPNPSLDAGLDALQQANYSDAIAHLEAVRETELDESLVTQASQALVTAYQRSGDWENAIALCQHLTQHPDPNVRAWATSTLADLNTNVPATPNRATASDSTGFVPFNPTPSQTQTASQKTPSAIAQRLANSTKRLFSNAKTQDTPKSTTPTPANANNRRLANAGISGNSRSNSAATTENPSLLPASYSPPSTPVPSIFTPRPRWRNSGRAENWSPLKPVKLRRLWFVEAVTVVALFLVVQVFLRFVMQTTNAILVQVPFFYPIQLFYRDPAQAIAIVFVILLILSPWLIDALLKLVYGLESLPLTQLASNNPEAAQVVQRFCRQRKIPIPTLSILPTNAPVALTYGNLPRTARIVVSQGLLTQLADNEIATIYAGQLGHIRNWDIILMSLGVLVIQIPYTIYWLVAHGGEQFADFVGRKLPSYQRFLPAIVRGITGTIASISYGIYWLFRLPLLWFSRARVFYSDRMAVETTGNPNGLTRALLKMALGITEEIQHDRKTSGLLESFDLLLPVGYRQALLFGSCSPHTPFETVLQWDCTNPYRDWLLVSASHPLLGERAAMLGRNAQFWKLDPELNLPPIAPPVHTFGPWILKLVNAPKAFPLLQSAVFFGLLLGIILRGVFWSIGQIGDWLNIWQVIWMHNARPFLDACILVAFSLSVFLWINRYFPDIKPSTVRTEPNLGESLSNPATLPPDSELVQITGKLLGRHGLLNWLGQDLILQTSTGLVRLHFSSLLGPLGNILPKPTRPSHLVDQQVTVTGWFRRGVTPWIDIETLRSQGGKVTRANYPLWLTLLALVAALWGAYQIWQA; from the coding sequence ATGGGAGCTGTTCCAAATCCTTCGCTTGATGCTGGTCTTGACGCCCTGCAACAGGCAAATTACTCAGATGCGATCGCTCACCTCGAAGCTGTGCGCGAGACGGAGTTAGACGAGTCTCTCGTCACTCAAGCTTCACAAGCGCTTGTAACGGCTTACCAAAGAAGCGGCGATTGGGAAAATGCGATCGCCCTTTGCCAACACCTCACTCAGCATCCTGACCCCAACGTCCGCGCATGGGCAACGAGTACTCTGGCAGACTTAAACACCAATGTCCCAGCCACCCCCAACCGCGCCACTGCTTCAGACTCCACAGGATTTGTTCCTTTTAATCCAACTCCATCTCAAACACAAACTGCCTCACAAAAGACGCCCTCTGCCATTGCACAGCGATTGGCAAATTCCACCAAGCGTCTGTTTTCTAACGCCAAAACTCAGGACACTCCCAAAAGCACCACTCCGACACCAGCAAACGCAAACAATCGCAGGCTGGCAAATGCTGGGATATCAGGGAATTCTCGCTCCAATTCAGCCGCCACAACAGAAAACCCATCCTTACTTCCCGCTTCCTACTCTCCCCCCTCAACTCCCGTTCCCTCAATCTTCACCCCCCGCCCTAGATGGCGCAACAGCGGACGTGCTGAAAACTGGAGTCCTCTCAAACCTGTAAAATTGAGACGCCTTTGGTTTGTCGAAGCCGTTACCGTTGTCGCACTATTTTTGGTTGTGCAAGTCTTCCTGCGCTTCGTGATGCAGACAACCAATGCCATCTTGGTGCAGGTGCCCTTCTTCTATCCCATCCAACTTTTCTACCGCGACCCAGCTCAAGCGATCGCCATTGTTTTCGTCATCCTGCTGATTCTCTCTCCCTGGCTGATCGATGCTTTATTGAAATTAGTTTATGGTCTTGAGAGCTTACCCCTAACACAACTGGCCTCCAACAATCCAGAAGCCGCCCAGGTCGTGCAACGATTTTGCCGCCAACGCAAAATTCCGATCCCTACACTGAGCATTTTACCCACCAATGCCCCAGTGGCACTCACCTATGGCAATCTCCCCCGGACTGCCCGAATTGTCGTGAGTCAGGGCTTATTGACGCAACTGGCGGATAACGAAATCGCCACCATTTACGCAGGTCAGTTGGGACATATCCGCAACTGGGACATTATCCTCATGTCTTTAGGCGTGCTAGTCATCCAAATCCCTTACACGATTTATTGGCTAGTTGCTCACGGAGGAGAGCAGTTTGCCGACTTTGTCGGGCGTAAGCTGCCCTCTTATCAACGATTTCTTCCGGCTATCGTTCGGGGAATTACCGGAACAATCGCTTCTATTAGTTACGGCATTTACTGGTTATTCCGCCTGCCGCTTCTCTGGTTTTCCAGGGCGAGAGTATTTTATAGCGATCGCATGGCTGTAGAAACAACCGGCAATCCCAATGGATTGACCCGCGCTTTACTTAAAATGGCCTTGGGAATCACAGAAGAAATCCAGCACGACCGCAAAACAAGCGGACTTTTGGAAAGCTTCGACCTCTTGCTACCCGTAGGATATCGACAGGCACTGCTCTTTGGCAGTTGTTCTCCTCACACTCCCTTTGAAACCGTTTTACAGTGGGACTGCACCAATCCTTACCGCGACTGGTTACTCGTCAGTGCTTCCCATCCTCTACTGGGGGAACGTGCCGCCATGCTGGGTCGCAATGCCCAGTTCTGGAAGCTTGACCCTGAATTAAATTTACCTCCCATCGCTCCCCCAGTTCATACTTTTGGCCCATGGATATTAAAACTTGTCAATGCTCCTAAAGCCTTTCCTCTACTGCAAAGTGCTGTCTTTTTTGGGTTGCTGCTCGGTATTATCCTCAGGGGTGTTTTTTGGTCAATTGGACAAATTGGTGATTGGCTCAACATTTGGCAAGTGATCTGGATGCACAACGCTAGACCGTTTCTCGACGCTTGCATTCTGGTTGCCTTTAGTCTCAGTGTATTCCTGTGGATTAATCGCTACTTTCCCGACATTAAACCGTCCACGGTACGAACCGAACCCAACTTAGGAGAGTCTCTCTCCAATCCAGCAACACTCCCGCCCGATAGTGAACTGGTTCAAATCACGGGCAAACTCTTAGGGCGTCACGGCTTACTCAACTGGTTGGGACAAGACTTAATCTTGCAAACCTCCACGGGTTTGGTGAGACTCCACTTCTCATCCTTGTTAGGCCCCTTGGGCAATATCTTACCGAAGCCAACTCGTCCCAGCCATTTAGTAGACCAGCAAGTGACCGTGACTGGCTGGTTTCGCCGGGGTGTAACACCCTGGATTGACATTGAAACGCTACGCAGTCAAGGTGGCAAAGTGACACGAGCCAACTATCCCCTCTGGCTGACTCTGCTTGCCCTTGTCGCGGCACTCTGGGGAGCTTACCAAATTTGGCAAGCCTGA